The Benincasa hispida cultivar B227 chromosome 11, ASM972705v1, whole genome shotgun sequence genome has a segment encoding these proteins:
- the LOC120091826 gene encoding uncharacterized protein LOC120091826, with the protein MASPPFSSLPLLAFFLLLASSALAGTILEGLLANGNFEESPAKTNLKKTVIVGKDSLPSWEINGLVEYISGGPQPGGMFFPVAHGVHAVRLGNEASISQSIKVKKGSLYALTFGASRTCAQDEVLSVLVPPQNGSLPLQTLYSSNGGDVYAFGFVARSDLVKVTFHNPGVQEDPACGPLLDAVAIKELAPPLPTRDNLVRNPSFEVGPHRLVNSTNGVLLPPRQEDLTSPLPGWIIESLKAVKFIDSKHFNVPVGLAAIELVAGRESAVAQIIRTIPDKVYSLTFKVGDAKNGCHGSMMVEAFAAKDTVKVPFESQGKGLYKAAILKFKAISPRTRITFFSSYYHTRTDDFGSLCGPVLDDVRVVPTY; encoded by the exons ATGGCTTCTCCTCCATTTTCATCACTGCCATTGCTCGCATTCTTCTTGCTTTTGGCTTCTTCAGCCCTTGCAGGGACGATTTTAGAAG GACTTCTAGCAAATGGGAACTTTGAGGAATCACCAGCAAAAACCAACTTAAAGAAAACAGTAATAGTAGGCAAAGATTCTCTGCCAAGCTGGGAAATCAATGGCTTGGTTGAGTACATCTCAGGTGGACCTCAACCCGGAGGGATGTTCTTCCCTGTAGCTCACGGTGTCCATGCTGTAAGACTCGGCAATGAAGCTTCAATCTCTCAGAGCATAAAAGTGAAAAAGGGATCACTTTATGCTCTAACATTTGGAGCTTCAAGAACATGTGCACAAGATGAAGTTTTGTCTGTGTTGGTGCCTCCCCAGAATGGAAGTTTGCCTCTACAAACTCTTTACAGCAGCAATGGAGGTGATGTCTATGCCTTCGGATTTGTTGCTCGGTCGGATTTGGTTAAGGTGACGTTCCACAATCCTGGAGTTCAGGAAGACCCTGCTTGTGGACCTCTGTTGGATGCTGTTGCCATCAAAGAGCTCGCTCCTCCATTGCCAACAAGAG ATAACTTGGTCAGAAATCCGAGCTTCGAGGTTGGTCCTCATCGGTTGGTGAATTCCACCAATGGagttcttcttcctccaagaCAAGAAGACCTTACATCTCCACTCCCAGGCTGGATCATAGAGTCCCTCAAGGCGGTAAAGTTCATTGATTCTAAGCATTTCAATGTTCCTGTTGGACTTGCAGCAATCGAGCTCGTTGCAGGTAGAGAAAGTGCAGTTGCTCAAATTATCAGAACCATCCCTGACAAAGTCTACTCTCTAACGTTCAAAGTTGGCGACGCCAAGAACGGATGCCATGGATCAATGATGGTGGAAGCATTTGCTGCTAAAGACACCGTCAAAGTTCCTTTCGAGTCTCAAGGAAAAGGCCTTTACAAAGCTGCCATTCTGAAGTTCAAAGCAATCTCACCTAGGACCAGAATCACATTCTTCAGTTCATACTACCACACTAGAACAGATGACTTTGGATCCCTGTGTGGTCCTGTGCTTGACGATGTTCGTGTTGTTCCTACTTATTAG